The genomic region TCGGCCTCGGCGACCGCTACACGACCTCTTCGGCCGATGCCGTCAAGGGTGCCGATCTGGTAATCGTCTCGGTGCCTGTCGGCGCTTCGGAAAGTGTGGCGAAGGAGATCGCGTCCAGCCTGAAGCCCGGTGCAATCGTCACCGATGTCGGCTCCACCAAGGCCTCCGTCATCGCGCAGATGCAGCCGCATATCCCGGCCGGCGTGCATTTCATTCCCGGCCATCCGCTGGCCGGCACAGAGAAATCCGGCCCGGATGCCGGCTTTCCCGGTCTCTTCGAAAGCCGCTGGTGCATCTTCACGCCGGTCGCCGGCACCGACGAGACGGCGCTGAAACGGCTGCGCAGCTTCTGGCAAGCGCTCGGCTCGAAGGTCGACGAGATGGATGCGGAGCATCACGACAAGGTGCTGGCGATCGTCTCGCACCTGCCGCATATCATCGCCTACAATATCGTCGGCACCGCCGACGATCTGGAGACGGTGACCGAGTCCGAGGTTATCAAATATTCGGCCTCCGGCTTTCGCGACTTCACCCGTCTTGCCGCCTCCGACCCGACCATGTGGCGCGACGTCTGCCTGCACAATCGCGATGCGATCCTCGAAATGCTGGCGCGGTTCTCGGAGGATCTCGCCTATCTGCAGCGGGCGATCCGCTGGGGCGAGGGCGATAAGATCTTCGAACTCTTCACCCGCACGCGCGCCATCCGCCGCTCGATCGTCCAGGCCGGCCAGGATGTTGACGCGCCGGACTTCGGCCGCCCCCACCCGCTGGACAAGAAGTAGCCGCATCCGATGGCGGAGGTGGCGAGCGCAAGCCGAGCCGATATCGACTGGCTGGCTCGCGAGGATGCCAGTGCCGGCAAGGCATGGGTATCGCGATGCGTGGCGCTTGGCGAATATCTCGTCGCCCGGGAGGCTGGCGAGATCATCGGCTTCCTGCGCTTCTCCCGCTTCTGGGGCAGGGTTCCCTATATGGAAATGATCCGGGTCCTGCCCGGCCACCGCCGGTCGGGCGTCGGGACGGCGCTGTTTCTCGCCTGGGAAGCGGCGATGCGTGGCGACGGCGCCCGCCTGCTGATGACCTCGAGCGAATGCGACGAGAGCCGGCCGCAGGACTGGCATCGCCGCAACGGGTTTTTCGAGACAGGCGCGATCGAGCTGCCTGGACTCCAGTCCGTGCCGGAAATCTTTTTCATCAAGCGCTTAACCTGAAAGGCGAGAGGCTCAGATCGGCGGAATCCGGCCGAGCGGGATGAAACCGCTGACGGTGGCGTTGCCGCGATCGACGACGAGATCGACCGAGACCTTGTCCTTGCCGCCGGCCAGCGATTTCAGGAGCTTCGTCGCCGTGTTGACGGTCGGGGCGATATCCGGAAAGGTCTGTTTCAGGCTGTCGCCCCAGGGGCCGAGCTGTTCGATCTCCAGCTTGAATTTTCCCGAGAGGAGACCTTGATCGTCGAAGGAGAAGGGGCCGGTCAGCGTCATCACCTTGCCGTCGCCGATGTCGGCGACGATGCGGCGCAGTTCGCCGGAGGCACCGTTGAGGCCGCTCGGGTCACTGCCGTCGATCAGGCCGGCTTTGCCGGCGATGGTCAGATCGATGCTGGCGGAGAGTTTCGGGAAGATCTGCGGCCAGTCCTTGATCGCCGTATTCGCATCCTGCACGGAGATCGCGCCGTCGAGATCGGCTCCGTTCTGGCGCAGATGGATTTCGGTGCGGGCGGCATCGAAGCTGATGGTCTGGCCGGTGTAGGAGGAAACCGCCGTCGCCTTCAGGCCCTCGATGACGGTCGAGCTGCGATTGATGCCCTGCAGTTTGGTCGCCAGACTCGCCTCCAGATTTGCCCATTGGGCCGAGATCGAAAGGCCGTTGCTGGTGCGGATCTCGGCCGGCGAATCGAGCTCCCAGACGATATTGCCGGGCGCATAGACCTGGGCTGCCGAACGCAGCGCGCCGAAGGTGGCGGAGACGCCGTTGGCAGTATCGTCGACATCGATCTTGGAGCAGAACAGGCCGATCCGGAAAGGATAGCCGCGGAATTCGATATCGGAGCATTCGCCGCTGACGCCCGCCTGGTCGCGCGGCGCGATCGCCTTCAGGACCGTGGTCTTCAACGCCGAGGCGGCATAGAACCAGCCGCCGGTATAAAGCGCGATCACCAGGAGGATGCCGCCGCCCAGCAGCCAGAATTTCTTACCGATGCCGGATTGGCTGCTACCGGATTGGCTTGACGCTGCCATGATGTTCTCCAATGGTGAATCGCAAATGTGATTCCGGTCTGGCGTGCGATATGGACGAATTTTGGGTATTTGGCTACGGTTCGCTGATGTGGAATCCGGGCTTCGAATTCATGGAGCGGGAAGAGGCTCTGATCTACGGCTACAGGCGCTCGCTCTGCGTCCGCTCCTTCGTCCATCGCGGCACGCGCGACAATCCGGGCTTGGTTCTCGGCCTCGACAGGGGCGGCGCCTGCCGCGGCATGGCGTTCCGCATTTCCCCGGAAAAATGGGATGAGGTGATCGATTATCTCCGCGCCCGCGAGCTGGTGACCAATGTCTACCTGGAGCGCCGGGTGCAGCTGCAGCTTGCCGGCCGGCGCCGGATGGAGGCGGTGACTTACATCGCTGATCGCGACCACGAGCAATATGCCGGCACGCTCGACGCGCTTGCGGCGGCGCGGGTGGTGAACGAGGCCAAGGGTCAGTCAGGCCCCAACGACGCCTATGTCTTCAACACGCTGGCGCATCTGCGGCAGATGGGCATTCGCGACCATTGGCTTGAACAGGTCGTCGGCGAAGTGGAACGGCTGCGCGCCGTGTGACTTCAGGCGGTCGCCGCCTTCAGCTTACGAAGCTCCGCTACCCTTTCGACCGCAGTCGGCGGCAGCGGCACATGCGGGTTAGCCTCGACGGTTTCGAGCAGAAGCTCGTCGCTTGCCCGCTCCGATACCTCGATCAGTTGGGCGAAAAACGCGTCCGGATCCATTCCCGGCATGATCGGCGGCAGGATTCTCACCTTGAAATGGCCGGGATAACGACGAATGCTCCGGCGCGGCCAGAACAGACCGGGATGCATGACGATCGGCACCACGGGGATGGCGAGATCGCGATACATGCGAGCGATGCCGTATTTATAGACCGGCTCGGCGCCCGGCGGACGGCGGGTGCCCTCGGGATAGATGATCAGCTGGCGGCCGGTCGAAAGCTCTTCCTTCGTGCGCTTCAGCACCTCCACCATCACCTTGCCGCGGGCTCCGCGATCGACCGGGATTACCCGCTGCTTCTTGGCATACCAGCCGAACAGCGGAATCCACATCAGTTCGCGCTTGAGAATGTAGACCGGGTCTTTGAGCCAGGGCAGCAGGGCATAGGTATCCCAGAAGGACTGGTGCTTCGGCGCCAGGATATAGCTGCCTTCCGGCAGGTTCTCCAAGCCTTCGATCTCGAAGGTGGTGCCGACGATCACCCGCATCAGCCAATGGTTGGAGCGCGCCCAGTTTTTCGGGATCGCATAGGCGGTCAGGCGCGGCGCCAGGAAATAATAGGGCGAGAGCACGATCATCCTGATGATGAGGTTGGCGTAGAAGATCGTGTTGAAGAGGACGGAACGCAGGGCGATCATGAAACTTTCCCGAGGCATGCTCACGCGACCGGCCTACACGATATTGCCCGTCATAAAAAGCGTTTGATGATGCTGCAGATCAGGATTCAGATTTTAAGCCCGGCCTGAAATCTGAATCCTGTTCTGGATTAAAGAGTTAGAGTATGACGTCACGAGAAAACCGCTCATGCTTTTCGGCATCATGCTCCAGCAAACGCGTCAATTCTCGCCCGACGCGCTGGCCGAGCGTAATCCGGTGTGGCGGCCGAAGCCGGTGATGTTGCGGGCGCCGGTCAACAGCACTTTGGCATATTCGGCCAGCATGACGCGCATTGCATTCGGGTCGGTGAACCAGTTTCGGCTCTTCAAATCCGAATTGACCACAGGGTAAGCGATGAACTCGATATCGGGGTCGACATAGGAGAGTTCGGCAAGGCTGCGCGGCATGTGGTAGTTGTTGGTGACGATCAGAACGCTGCGATATCCCTTGGCGTGGATCCAGTTCGAAGCTTCTTCGGCATTGCCAATCGTGTCGATCGCATCGTAGCCGATATCGACACAGCAGGAGAAAAGATCGGCCGAACCCTGCGTCATCCTGCGGATTTGCGCCGGGGTCGTCGTCGGGTGGACGCCGGAGATGAGCAAGCGCTTGCCGGCGCCTTTCTGCAGCAGTTCCACGGCCTGGTCGATGCGCTGGTAGCCGCCCGTCAGCACGACGATCGCATCGGCCTTCGGCTCGGCCGGCGGCTTCAGCGTCGTGACCGAATCGGCAAAACGCAGGAAACCGCCGAACACCAGCGCGATCGCCAGCACGCAGGCAAAACCGCCCCAGCGCAACAGGCGCCGGATCAGCCCGCGCCGCGGCGGCAACGCCACCGGGCGGTCAAGCCCCGGGTCCTGATGAATCGGGTTGGGTGTCGTATCTCCCATCGTCATGAATCGTGACTATACGCTGATTGCGGCGCGGAACAGACGCTTTCATCACAAAACGGCATGGTCACGATCAACTCGCAATGCCGTCGGTGCGTGTCGGGTCCGAGCGCAATGTATCGATTTCATAGATCGTCCGCATGACGGTCAGGCGCGCGGTGAAGGTCGTCAGAAGGGCAATGACGATCATCGTTGCGAAGATGCCGGCATAACCGAGCACGCCGACGGAGAAGGTGCCGAACAGTGCCGTCGCCTGATCGGTTTCCGGGGTGGCCAGCGTGCGGCTCTGCCAAAAGCCGGCGGTGGCGAAGAAGAGAGCGGCAAGGGCGCTGCCGATCGCCGAGCCCTTGAGGCTGATCTTCAGGAAATGCTTCTGAAATTCGGTGGCGACGAAGGAGCTTTCGGCGCCGACGAAGTGCAGAACTTCGACGATGTGGCGGTTGCCCGACAGCGCGCCGCGCGTGGCGAAGACGACGGTCAGCACCATCGCCGAGAAGACCAGGAGCAGGATGCCGGTGCCGATCATCACGGTCGTATGGGCCATGGACACCAGCCGGTCGACCCAGGTGCGGTGATCGTCGAGGGTGGCCTGCGGAATACTGTCTTTCAGCAGCGCCCGCATGGAATCGAAATCCGGCGGATTGCTCTCGTCGATGGTGATGATGACGAGGCGGGGAACGGGCAGGTCCTTGAGATCGAGACCGGGGCCGAGCCAGGGTTCGAGCAGGCGGGCGGTGGCCGCCTCGTCGACGATCTGGCCGCTCTTGGTGCCGACGAAGGTCAGCGCCAGGTCACGCGCCTGAGTCAGCGCCTTTTCCATGTCGAGATTGTCGTCCGGCTTGATCTGGATGGTGATCTCGCGGGAGATCTGGCTCTCCCAGCTCGCCGCCGTCGAGCGGACCATGCTGACGCCGCCGAGCGTCAGGCAGGCGAGAAAGGCCATGATCGATATCACCACCATCAAGGCGCTGCCCTGGATGTTGGACGGCGGCAGGATCGGCGCCGTCGGGCGCACGCGCATTTCCGGCCGCTTCTGCTCAGTCTTGGCCGGCGCCTTGTCCGGGTTTCTGGATGGAGGCTCAGTCATAGATATCGAGATGCCCCCCCGAGAGGATCATACGGCGGGCTTCCACCTGTTCCATCAGCGCCAGGTCATGCGTGGCGATCACAACGGCTGTGCCGAGGCGGTTCAGCTCAAGGAAAAGATTGAGCAGGCGCTTGGCCATCGGCGGGTCGACATTGCCTGTGGGTTCGTCGGCAAGCAGCACTTCCGGCCGGTCCATCAGCGCCCGGGCGATTGCGGCGCGCTGTTTCTCGCCGCCGGAGAGCACCGGCGGCAGCACGTTGATGCGTTCGCCGAGGCCCACCCATTTCAACAGTTCCAGGACGTCGGTCTTGTAGGAACTCTCATCCTTGCCGCGCACGCGTAAGGGCAAAGCCACATTCTCATAGGTGGTGAGATGATCGAGCAGACGGAAATCCTGGAAGACGATGCCGACGCGGCGGCGCAGCAGTGGCAGTTCGGGGCGGGGGATTTCGGAAATGTCGCGCCCGAACATGCGGATCAGGCCGCGCGTCGGCTGCAGCGACATGAAGAGCAGCCGCAGCAGCGACGTCTTGCCGGCGCCCGATGGGCCCGTCAGGAACTGAAAGGATTTCTTCGGAATGTCGAAGGTCAGGTCCCGGAGGATTTCCGGGCCCATGCCATAGCGCAAACCGACATTCTCGAAGTGGATCAACGGGCAGCTCAGTCTGTTGTGGGTTTCACCGCGTGACTTGTTAACCAACACCGTTAACAGCCGGTAAATTTTGCCGGAAAGACGCCCGTTTGATGGCGATCTTTGCGAAGCATTAACCATTAAAATTTACGACTGAGCAGGATTCGTTTCAATGCCAAGATTAGCCCTGGCAGCGAAACCATGTGGACATCTGCGAGGCAGTCACCATGGAAGCATCCTCCTTCAGCCGCCGGACGCCGGGCCAGGCCTATGATTTCCTGCCGCCGGAGCCTGCCGCCCGCCAAAACCGTGCGGCGCGTCCCGCCGATATTTCCGACGCCGAATTCGTGACGCTCGGCAAAGCCCGGCCGACGGAATTTACGGCAAGGACCTATAACGACAACCGCAAGCGCGCGGCGGGCGCTCAGGCGGCACAGGCGCTGCCGACGACCGCGATGGTAACCGTTCTGCGCGACGTGGAAGCCTTCCTGCAGCGCGCCTCGATGCGGAGCTTCGCAGGCTTGGTGCTGGCGCTCGCCGTGCTCGCCTTCGGGCTTGCGGGGGGCTTTTCCGGCCTTTCCGCCAAGCCTGCTTATCCCGGAGCGCCGCTGCATTTCACCCATGTGACGGTGGCGCCGCGCGACGCCAACGGCATGCGCGTGCTTGATATCAACGGCATCATCGAAAACGACAGCGGCACGACGCAGACGGTGCAGCCGATCCGCGCCGATCTCGTCACCGACGAGCGGCTGACCGCCAGCATCGTCATCAATCCGCCCTCCGATGTCATCTATGGCGGCCAGAGCCGGGGCTTCTCGGCCCGCGTCCAGCATGCCGGCGGAAAACTGCCGGAGGTCCGGCTCTCGTTCCTGCCGTAGAGAGCGACTTGATACGGAATGGCTGACTTTCCCGCCGCAGGTCGCGCCAATCCGATTAATTTCATGGCTGGCGAGGCTGTTTCAAGCTCGCATATGTGCTAACGGCTTACCCTTCTTTTCATGGAGCAAGCCCTTATGCCTGTCGTGCGCGGAAAAAATATCGAGCCGCTCTTCACTGCCGAGCAGATCGCCGAGCGCAATCATTCGATGGCGCGGGAGATCGCCAACGGGCCGACCAAGGACCTGCTCGTCATCGCCGTGCTCAAGGGGTCGTTCATCTTCGCCGCCGACCTGATCCGCGCCCTGCATGATAGCGGGCTTGCCCCCGAGGTCGAGTTCATCACGCTGTCGAGCTACGGCATCGGCACGGTCTCGCAGGGCGTGCGCATCGTCAAGGATATCGACAGCGACGTCCATGGCCGCGACGTCCTGTTGATCGACGATATCCTCGAATCCGGCCGGACGCTGCTCTTTGCCAAGGAATTGCTGTTCGAGCGCGGCGCGCGCAACGTCACCATCGCCGTGCTGCTCGACAAGCGCGTCAAGCGCAAGGAAAAGCTGGAGGCCGATTATGTCGGCTTCGAATGCCCCGATTATTTCGTCGTCGGCTACGGCATGGACGTCGCCTACGCCTTCCGCGAACTGCCCTTCGTCGGCGTGGTGACCGGCGACGCCTGAGCTGCCGCACAATTCCTCAGTCGCAAAACTATGCAGTGATTCAAAATCTTACAGCGTCCTTGCGCGTTTTGTCAGACGCGCGGCGCTGTCATGCGGTCGAGACGGCTTGTTAACCATTCCGCCCATCGCTTCGATATCTTTACCGATCGAAAAGGAAAGTCTGGTGATTTCCGTCGTGGGCTGAAGACGGAGCAATGCACATATGGCAAGAATTCTGATTACGGAAGACGAGGACTCCCTGCGGTCTTTCGTAGCCCGGGCGCTCAGGCTCGATGGTCATGAGACCGATGAAGCCGCCGATGGCGCCGAGGGACTGGAGAAGCTGAGGGACGGGGCCTACGACCTGCTGCTTTCGGATATCCGCATGCCCGTGATGGACGGGATCGAACTCGCCCATCAGGCAAAAGATGCCTTTCCCGGCCTGAAGATCCTGCTGATGACCGGCTATGCCGAACAGCGCGAACGGGCCGACGATCTTGCCGAAAAGATCATCGACGTCGTCGCCAAGCCATTCGCGCTTCCCGATATACGCAAGGCGGTCGCCCGGGCGCTCGTCGCCTGAAGCACGATGCCGAAAGCCTGAGCCGGTCTCGGGCGACGTCATGCACGGTTTTGCGTGACATATCGCTTAGAGCCTTTCCTGGTTAGATTGCAGCATTCTGTTGGCTCAAACGGGGTCGGATGGTCGACCGGCCAGCGCGCGTCGTAGCCCAGTTCTACGGCCAAGCCGGCCGGTCGACCATCCGACCCGTTTCAGCCAACCCTCCCGCAGATTTGCCTGGCAAATCTGCAAGACTTAGGAATCGCCGGACGCACTTATCGCTTCGCCACGGCGAAGCGGCGCGGCCGGTGGGCCGGGCATCTTTCCGCCAGGATCAGAGGCGATCGGCTCGGACGTACCAAGGGGTATGCCCTTCGCCAATCGCCTCTGCCCTGACGAAAACCTGCTCCGGCAGAATGCTTCAATCTGACCAGGAAAGGCTCTAGCGCGCCGCCGATCCATTATACGGCGGCGTAAGCCTTACTGAATATCCAGCAACCGTTCGAGATACCGCCGTTCCATTTCCTGCGGCGGATTGTTGCCGAGCTTTTCGCGGATCGCGTCGAGGATTTCCCGGGCGCGCTGAACGTCGATCTCGTCGGGCACCTTCACGCTGTTGTCGCCGAAATCCGGCCCTTGGACCCGGCGCGGACGGCCGAGCGGGTCGCGGCCGTTCTGATCCCCCTGGCCCACCTGGCCGTTCGGACCTTGGCCCTGCTGGCCCTGTTGCGCCTGCATCATCTGGTTCATCATCTCGCGGGCGCCCTGGCGAAGCGCTTCGAGCGCGCGGCCCTGGCCCTCGATGGCCGGCTGGCCGCGGCCCTGGCCGAGCTCACGGCCCGCACCTTCCATCTCGCGTTGCGCCTGGCCGAAGCCGGGGCCGGGCTTCATGCCCAATTCGCCGAGGCTCTTTTGCAATTCGCCGAGCTGCTTGCCGAGCGCATCCTGCTGGGTGCGCAGCTGCTTCAACGCCTCGCGCAGCTGCTCGGCGGTCATCTGGTCGGAGGGCTGCTGCCCGTCTTTGCCTTGCTGGCCCTGCTGTTGATCCTGCGGCTCGCCGTTCTCTCCAGGGTTCATCTCGTCGAGCAGCGGATCGTTCTCGCCCATGTCGCCGCGCTGCATGCGGTCCCTGAGCTGCTGATCGAGGCGGAAGGTCTGTTCCATCAGCTTCTGCTGGTCGCGCAGGATCTCGCCGAGCTTGTCGATCTGCTTGCGGGCCTCGCTGTTTTCCTGGCTCTGCTGGCCGCGCTGCGGCCGGCCGGCCTGCAGGTTGTTCATCATGCGCTGCAATTCCGACAGCATCTGCTGGGCTGCGTCGCGATTGCCGGAGCGGGCGAGATTCTCGATCTGGTCCATCATCCGTTCCAGATCCTGTTGGCGCAGGATGTTCTGGGCGTTCTGGTTCGGCTGCATCGGCGCGTTCTGCATGCGTTGGGCAAGCTCGCTCATATAGTCCTGCATCGCCTTGCGCAGCTCATCCATCAGCTTCTTGATCTCTTCGTCCGGCGCGTTGCGGTCCAACGCGTCGGCAAGTTTCTGCTGAGCCTCGCGCAGCTTGCGCTCGGCAAGCGAAAGATCGCCGTCCTCCATGCCGAGAGCGATCTCCCACAGATACTGAGCCGTATCCTTCAGCGCTTCGTCGCTTTTTGCGAGCTTCATGCGCGTCAAGGCGGATTCCAGCAGCAGATAATTGGTGAGCTTAGGGATGGTCTCCTCGGGACGGATGGTCAGCGCCTCGTTCAGTGCGATCGCCTGCGGCATCTTGCGGGTGTCGAGCGCGAAAACCTGCCGCTCCTCGGCGACGGCCGCGGCAAGCGGCTCGTTGAAGGGCCGCGACGGCAGGACCATCTCATGCGGCGGGCTGCGGCCGGTCTGGCCGGCGCCATCCTTGGCGACGAGCGTCACGCGCACGCGCTTGCCGGCAAGCGGATGTTCGGTCAGGTTGCGGCTGGTCACGCCCTTGGCGTCGCGGGCGTTGCGGCGGGGAATATCCAGCCGGTATTCCGGCAAGGGATAGAGCGGCGTCGCCGTCGGATCGTTTTCCAGAGGAACGATCTCCGCATGCGCCTCCTGGACACCGTAATCGTCCTTGACGGTAAAGCCGATTTCGAGCGCGCCATTGATGCTGGGCTTCGGCAAACCGTCGAAGGCGATCTCCGGCGCCTTGTCGGGGAGGACATCGAAACTCCAGCGGCGGCCGTTGACTTCGAGGGCGCCATTCTCTTCGAGCTTCATCACATGCGTCTGCGCAACAAGTGCCCGGTTGGCGGGGGGCTGGCCGGTGGAGGCCTGGCCGGCCGGGGCCGTCTTCGGCTGTTCGCCGCCTGCCGCCGTCTGCTGCGGCTTGGTGTCCGCCTGCACGGCGATATCCTGCGCCTGGCCGTTCGCCTTGCGGAATACGACCTTTTCGGCTGTCTTTCCGCCGCTGACACGAACGGTGAGGCCCGAAAACTGCGGAATGCCGATCGGCGCCTGCTCGCTGCCGTCGGCGGTCAGGTAGACCGGGGCGCGGCCGGTATAGGCGGGCGGCGTCACCCAGGCGTCGATGCGCACCGCCGGATCGACCGTTACCTGCTCGGGTGCTGCCTGAAACGCGTCGCCGAGCGCGCCGCCGTTGATGGAGAGCGAATAGGCAAAGGCGGTGACCAGCAGCAGCGCCGGCACGGCGCGCAACGCAAAACGGTCATGCGCGGCGATATCCGGCCGCGGCAGTCCGGCATCGAGGGCGGCGATCTTTTCGGCCATGCGGGTCTGGTGCTCGCGCCAGAGCGCCCGGGCGAAAGGCGTATCGAAGGCCGGTTCGTCTTCCTGGACGGTGACCGGCTGGTGCGGCAGGCCGTTGCGCTCTTCCAGCATGCGGTCGGCTTCGGCGACGCCCGGCCAGCGCAGGCTGCGCAAGGGCAGGAGCGAGACGAGAAAGGCGGCGGCAAAGGCAATCAGCAGCAGGATGCGCAGCCAGTCCGGCACGCTGCGGAAGACCCCGAACCAGGAGGCCGAGAGATAAAAGGCGACGACTGCCAGGACCGGCACCAAGGGCGGCAGCAACTGCTCGAAAAACAGCACCACGCGCGCCAGCAGGCGTTTTGTCGTCACCAGCCGGGCAAGCGAGGGGCGGAGCGCAAACGCACCTTTCCTCTGCCTTGAGGGGCTTGTCATCGGTCCGGTCTCCGCGATCTGGCGTTCTGGAACAGAGGGCGCTTCCGGCGATTGCAGGGCAATACGCTCATGGCTGACAAGGATAACACTCTTTGTGGCGAAGGCGAGGGCGAGCGGCCGGCAATACCGGCTTTTCACGTTTATTCGCCAAAAAGTGATGGCTGCTTAGTCGAGCCAGGCGGGAACGGAGTCGAGGCCGATCAGCTCTGCATAGGTTCTGCGCGGGCGAATCGTATGGAAATCGTTGCCCTTGACCAGAACCTCGGGCACCAGCAGCCGGCTGTTATAGGTGCCGGCCTGCACCGCGCCATACGCGCCGGCCGTGCTGACGGCCATCAGGTCGCCGGGCTTCGGCATCGCCATCTCGCGGTCGAGGGCCAGGTAGTCGCCGGTCTCGCAGACGGGGCCGACGACGTCGGCGCGGATGCGCGGGGCGTTCGCCGCCGAAATCGTCACCGGGCGGATCTCGTGATAGGCCTCGTAGAGGGTCGGGCGGATCAGATCGTTCATCGCGCCGTCGACGATGACGAAGGTCTTCTCGCCGCCGTCCTTCACATAGAGGACTTCGGTCACCAGGATACCGGCATTGCCGACGATCAGGCGGCCGGGCTCGGTGATGATCTTGCAGTTGAGGCCGCGCAGCTGGTTTTTGACGATCGCCGCATAGGCGTCCGGCAGCGGCGGCGGATTGTTGTCGTCCTTATAGGGGATGCCGAGGCCGCCGCCGATATCGACGTGATCGATGGTGTGGCCGTCGGCGCGCAGCGTCGCGACAAGATCGTGCAGCAGCTTGAAGGCGTCGTCGAAGGGCTGCAATTCGGTGATCTGGCTGCCGATATGCATGTCGATGCCGGTGACCTCGATGCCCGGCAGTTTGGCGGCATGGGCATAGATGGCGCGGGCACGCTCCCAGGAGATGCCGAACTTGTTTTCCTTCTTGCCGGTCGAGATCTTCGAATGCGTCTTCGCATCGACATCGGGATTGATGCGGAAGGAGACCG from Rhizobium sp. BT03 harbors:
- a CDS encoding GNAT family N-acetyltransferase, with protein sequence MAEVASASRADIDWLAREDASAGKAWVSRCVALGEYLVAREAGEIIGFLRFSRFWGRVPYMEMIRVLPGHRRSGVGTALFLAWEAAMRGDGARLLMTSSECDESRPQDWHRRNGFFETGAIELPGLQSVPEIFFIKRLT
- a CDS encoding YdcF family protein — protein: MTMGDTTPNPIHQDPGLDRPVALPPRRGLIRRLLRWGGFACVLAIALVFGGFLRFADSVTTLKPPAEPKADAIVVLTGGYQRIDQAVELLQKGAGKRLLISGVHPTTTPAQIRRMTQGSADLFSCCVDIGYDAIDTIGNAEEASNWIHAKGYRSVLIVTNNYHMPRSLAELSYVDPDIEFIAYPVVNSDLKSRNWFTDPNAMRVMLAEYAKVLLTGARNITGFGRHTGLRSASASGEN
- a CDS encoding response regulator, whose translation is MARILITEDEDSLRSFVARALRLDGHETDEAADGAEGLEKLRDGAYDLLLSDIRMPVMDGIELAHQAKDAFPGLKILLMTGYAEQRERADDLAEKIIDVVAKPFALPDIRKAVARALVA
- a CDS encoding DUF2125 domain-containing protein, producing MAASSQSGSSQSGIGKKFWLLGGGILLVIALYTGGWFYAASALKTTVLKAIAPRDQAGVSGECSDIEFRGYPFRIGLFCSKIDVDDTANGVSATFGALRSAAQVYAPGNIVWELDSPAEIRTSNGLSISAQWANLEASLATKLQGINRSSTVIEGLKATAVSSYTGQTISFDAARTEIHLRQNGADLDGAISVQDANTAIKDWPQIFPKLSASIDLTIAGKAGLIDGSDPSGLNGASGELRRIVADIGDGKVMTLTGPFSFDDQGLLSGKFKLEIEQLGPWGDSLKQTFPDIAPTVNTATKLLKSLAGGKDKVSVDLVVDRGNATVSGFIPLGRIPPI
- a CDS encoding prephenate/arogenate dehydrogenase family protein is translated as MNVQFDRIALIGIGLIGSSLAHDIRRLGLAREIVVATRSADTLKRAEELGLGDRYTTSSADAVKGADLVIVSVPVGASESVAKEIASSLKPGAIVTDVGSTKASVIAQMQPHIPAGVHFIPGHPLAGTEKSGPDAGFPGLFESRWCIFTPVAGTDETALKRLRSFWQALGSKVDEMDAEHHDKVLAIVSHLPHIIAYNIVGTADDLETVTESEVIKYSASGFRDFTRLAASDPTMWRDVCLHNRDAILEMLARFSEDLAYLQRAIRWGEGDKIFELFTRTRAIRRSIVQAGQDVDAPDFGRPHPLDKK
- the hpt gene encoding hypoxanthine phosphoribosyltransferase; the encoded protein is MPVVRGKNIEPLFTAEQIAERNHSMAREIANGPTKDLLVIAVLKGSFIFAADLIRALHDSGLAPEVEFITLSSYGIGTVSQGVRIVKDIDSDVHGRDVLLIDDILESGRTLLFAKELLFERGARNVTIAVLLDKRVKRKEKLEADYVGFECPDYFVVGYGMDVAYAFRELPFVGVVTGDA
- a CDS encoding gamma-glutamylcyclotransferase — protein: MDEFWVFGYGSLMWNPGFEFMEREEALIYGYRRSLCVRSFVHRGTRDNPGLVLGLDRGGACRGMAFRISPEKWDEVIDYLRARELVTNVYLERRVQLQLAGRRRMEAVTYIADRDHEQYAGTLDALAAARVVNEAKGQSGPNDAYVFNTLAHLRQMGIRDHWLEQVVGEVERLRAV
- a CDS encoding 1-acyl-sn-glycerol-3-phosphate acyltransferase, encoding MIALRSVLFNTIFYANLIIRMIVLSPYYFLAPRLTAYAIPKNWARSNHWLMRVIVGTTFEIEGLENLPEGSYILAPKHQSFWDTYALLPWLKDPVYILKRELMWIPLFGWYAKKQRVIPVDRGARGKVMVEVLKRTKEELSTGRQLIIYPEGTRRPPGAEPVYKYGIARMYRDLAIPVVPIVMHPGLFWPRRSIRRYPGHFKVRILPPIMPGMDPDAFFAQLIEVSERASDELLLETVEANPHVPLPPTAVERVAELRKLKAATA
- a CDS encoding ABC transporter permease; this translates as MTEPPSRNPDKAPAKTEQKRPEMRVRPTAPILPPSNIQGSALMVVISIMAFLACLTLGGVSMVRSTAASWESQISREITIQIKPDDNLDMEKALTQARDLALTFVGTKSGQIVDEAATARLLEPWLGPGLDLKDLPVPRLVIITIDESNPPDFDSMRALLKDSIPQATLDDHRTWVDRLVSMAHTTVMIGTGILLLVFSAMVLTVVFATRGALSGNRHIVEVLHFVGAESSFVATEFQKHFLKISLKGSAIGSALAALFFATAGFWQSRTLATPETDQATALFGTFSVGVLGYAGIFATMIVIALLTTFTARLTVMRTIYEIDTLRSDPTRTDGIAS
- the ftsE gene encoding cell division ATP-binding protein FtsE, coding for MIHFENVGLRYGMGPEILRDLTFDIPKKSFQFLTGPSGAGKTSLLRLLFMSLQPTRGLIRMFGRDISEIPRPELPLLRRRVGIVFQDFRLLDHLTTYENVALPLRVRGKDESSYKTDVLELLKWVGLGERINVLPPVLSGGEKQRAAIARALMDRPEVLLADEPTGNVDPPMAKRLLNLFLELNRLGTAVVIATHDLALMEQVEARRMILSGGHLDIYD